A region of Pseudomonas saponiphila DNA encodes the following proteins:
- the exbB gene encoding tonB-system energizer ExbB, which produces MTSNPLSASPTKRPSPLRAVSAVAALLCSLLLAPTAAFADQHAPATAPAASAPVAEHPQTDPAAPLATAPATDPAHAEGLPVAGQDTPEVLEADNSLGMAHDLSPWGMYQNADIIVKLVMIGLAIASIITWTIWIAKGFELLGAKRRLRSEIAALKKATTLKEASATAAKEGTLAHLLVHDALEEMRLSANSREKEGIKERVSFRLERLVAACGRNMSSGTGVLATIGSTAPFVGLFGTVWGIMNSFIGIAKTQTTNLAVVAPGIAEALLATALGLVAAIPAVVIYNVFARSITGYRAQVADASAEVLLLVSRDLDHQPAERSTQPHMVKVG; this is translated from the coding sequence TAAGCGCGGTTGCTGCGCTGCTGTGCAGCCTGCTGCTGGCTCCGACCGCGGCCTTCGCCGACCAGCACGCCCCAGCCACCGCGCCCGCCGCCAGCGCTCCGGTAGCCGAACACCCTCAGACTGACCCGGCAGCCCCTCTGGCCACTGCGCCAGCCACCGATCCGGCCCATGCCGAAGGCCTTCCGGTAGCAGGCCAGGACACCCCCGAAGTCCTCGAAGCCGACAACAGCCTGGGCATGGCCCATGACCTGTCGCCCTGGGGCATGTACCAGAACGCCGACATCATCGTGAAACTGGTGATGATCGGCCTGGCCATCGCCTCGATCATCACCTGGACCATCTGGATCGCCAAAGGCTTCGAACTGCTGGGCGCCAAGCGGCGTCTGCGCAGTGAAATCGCCGCCCTGAAAAAGGCCACCACGCTCAAAGAGGCCAGCGCCACGGCCGCCAAGGAGGGTACCCTCGCCCACCTGCTGGTCCACGACGCCCTGGAAGAAATGCGCCTGTCGGCCAACAGCCGCGAGAAAGAAGGCATCAAGGAACGGGTCAGCTTCCGCCTTGAACGCCTGGTGGCTGCCTGCGGCCGCAACATGAGCAGCGGCACCGGCGTACTCGCCACCATCGGTTCCACCGCGCCGTTCGTCGGCCTGTTCGGCACCGTGTGGGGCATCATGAACAGCTTCATCGGCATCGCCAAAACCCAGACCACCAACCTCGCCGTGGTCGCCCCGGGCATCGCCGAAGCCCTGCTGGCCACCGCCCTGGGTCTGGTTGCCGCGATCCCTGCGGTGGTGATCTACAACGTCTTCGCTCGCTCCATCACCGGCTACCGCGCCCAGGTGGCCGACGCCTCGGCAGAAGTCCTGCTGCTGGTCAGCCGCGACCTGGACCACCAGCCAGCCGAGCGCTCCACACAACCGCACATGGTGAAAGTGGGGTAA